A stretch of the Nicotiana tabacum cultivar K326 chromosome 6, ASM71507v2, whole genome shotgun sequence genome encodes the following:
- the LOC107777904 gene encoding uncharacterized protein LOC107777904, which produces MDKLYGDKLDKTKMKNRMRTLKKTYATMKRMVQHSGFGWNEETRKVDAENDVWEQYLAAHPKDAQYKTKKLPDYNTLALIFGDSVADGRNGCEINDTEDFQNEFSDEEIPGEKITTPISEDAQSIDHVYLDQNISFTSTETTQSTGQDKRAGKGCLAKEQTLASRPKRIRNSIGTSLAKSVDRWTTIAEEQIRLQHEPKYTSVEKSMPLIMELQLDDAWNIRVIDLLTNERNAEFFAAMAPALRKKWVMHKLGSYD; this is translated from the exons ATGGATAAGTTATATGGGGACAAATTAGATAAGACGAAAATGAAAAATAGGATGAGAACCTTGAAGAAAACTTATGCTACTATGAAGAGAATGGTGCAACATAGTGGATTTGGGTGGAATGAAGAAACTCGAAAAGTTGATGCCGAAAATGATGTTTGGGAGCAGTACCTTGCA GCTCACCCAAAAGATGCTCAATATAAAACGAAGAAGTTGCCAGACTATAATACTTTGGCTTTGATTTTTGGAGATAGTGTCGCTGATGGTAGGAATGGATGTGAAATTAATGATACAGAGGATTTCCAAAATGAATTTTCTGATGAGGAGATACCAGGCGAAAAAATTACTACACCTATTTCTGAAGATGCGCAGTCTATTGACCATGTATATCTTGATCAAAACATAAGCTTCACGAGTACTGAAACAACACAATCAACTGGTCAAGATAAGAGAGCAGGAAAAGGATGTTTAGCTAAGGAACAAACTTTGGCATCTCGTCCCAAAAGAATTAGGAACTCTATTGGAACTAGTTTGGCTAAATCTGTTGATAGATGGACAACTATAGCTGAAGAACAAATAAGGCTACAACATGAACCAAAATATACTTCTGTAGAGAAATCAATGCCTTTGATAATGGAACTACAATTGGACGACGCATGGAATATACGAGTTATTGATCTCCTTACAAATGAGAGAAATGCTGAATTCTTTGCTGCTATGGCTCCTGCGCTTAGAAAGAAATGGGTTATGCACAAACTTGGATCATATGATTGA